The DNA sequence GATTTGCTCCACCAGCTGCGCCTTGTTGACGCCGTAGGGCAGCTCGGTGACGATGATGGCGTTGCGATTGCGCTCCATCGGCTCGATGGTGGCGCGCGCCTGCATGACGATGGAGCCGCGCCCGGTCTCGTAGGCGTCGCGGATGCCGCGCAGGCCGAAGATGAGCCCGGCGGTCGGAAAGTCCGGCCCGGGCAGGATGCGCATCACCTCGTCCAGAGTGGCCGCGTCGTTGTCAATGAGAACGACGCAGGCGTCCACCACCTCGCCCAGGTTGTGGGAGGGCATGTTGGTCGCCATGCCCACGGCGATGCCGGTGGTGCCGTTGCACAGCAGGTTGGGGAAGCGGCCGGGCAGGACCAGCGGCTCCTGGCGGGTCTGGTCGAAGTTGGGCATGAAGTCAACGGTGCGCTGGTCAATGTCCTCCAGCATCGCCGCGCCGTGGCGCGACAGGCGGCACTCGGTGTAGCGCATGGCCCCCGGCGGGTCGCCGTCGACCGAACCGAAGTTGCCGTGGCCCTCGACCAGGGGATAGCGCAGGTTCCAGTCCTGGGCCATGCGCGCGAGGGTCGGGTAGATGGCAAGGTCGCCATGGGGGTGGTAGTTCTTCATGGTGTCGCCGACGACGCCGGCGCACTTCATGAAGCGTCCCGCGGGGCCGAGGTTCATCTCGTGCATGTCGAAGAGGATGCGCCGCTGCGCGGGTTTGAGGCCGTCGCGCACGTCGGGCAGCGCGCGGGCGGTGATGACGCTCACCGCCCAGGTCATGAACGAGTCGCGCATCTCATCTTCGACGGGGATCAGTTCCGGCTTCAGCGCCGCGTCAGACATGATGGGTGCTCCGCATCACGGGCATGAATTGAACCGCCGACGGACGGCGACACTGTCATTCCGAGGGAGTGGAACGACCGAGGCTTGTCCGCCTGCGGAGGGCTTATCCGCCGAAGGCGGGAATCCCCTACCTCCCTGCCACCCCGATAGGGGATTCCTCACTTCGCTGCGCTTCGTTCGGAATGACAGGAAGGCCGCACAAACCCGCCGCAACCGGCGTTTTCTTCACCTGGCGTGCGCTCGGTGAAGAATGACAGCTCCCCTACACCAGGTCAATGTCCGTCACTTCCTTGGCGTGGGCGACGATGTACTCCTTGCGCGGCTCGACCTTGTCGCCCATGAGGATGGTGAAGAGCTCATCGGCGCGCTCGGCGTCCGCGATCGTGACCTGGCGCACGGTGCGCTTGCCGGGGTCCATGGCGGTCTCGGCGAGCTGGTCCGCCGACATCTCCGCCAGCCCCTTGTAGCGCTGCACCGCCGCTCCGTCCTGCTTGCCCAGGCGCTGGAGGATGGCCTGCAGTTGCCCCTCGCTATGCGCGTAGAGCATCTCCTTGCCGTTGGGCACTCCGTAGAGCGGCGGCAGCGCGATGTAGAGGTGGCCGCGCTCCACCAGCGGGCGCATGTAGCGGAAGAAGAAGGTCAGCAGCAGGGTGCGGATGTGGGCGCCGTCCACGTCGGCGTCGGCCATGATGATGATGTGGTGATAGCGCAGCCGGGAGATATCGAGCTTGCTGGTGACCTCGCCGTTGGCGTCGCCGTTCTCCTCGTTGCCATTGCCCTCGCGCGGGGCGATGCCGGTGCCGAGCGCGCTGATGAGGGTCGCGATCTCCTCGTTGCCCAGCATCTTGTCCAGGCGCGCGCGCTCGACGTTGAGCACCACCCCCCGCAGCGGCAGCACCGCCTGGTAGTGGCTGTCGCGCCCCTGCTTGGCGGCCCCGCCCGCCGACTTGCCCTCGACCAGGAACAGTTCGCACTTCGCCGGGTCCTTCTCCGAGCAGTCCCACAGCGTCCCTGGCAGGGCCGTCCCCTCGAGCGCACTCTTGCGCTTGATGAGTTCGCTCGCCTTGCGCGCCGCCTCCCGCGCGCGGCTGGCGGTGATCGCCTTGTCCACGATCCGCCGCGCGGCGGTCGGGGTCTCCTCCAGATAGGTGGTCAGCCCCTCATAGACGATGGAGCTGACCAGGCCCTCGACGTCGGTGTTGCCGAGCTTGGTCTTGGTCTGCCCCTCGAACTGCGGGTTGAGGAGCTTGACGCTGATGACCGCGGTCAGCCCCTCGCGCGCGTCATCACCGCTGAAGTTGGGGTCCTTGTCCTTGAGCAGGCCGGCCTTGCGCGCGTAGGTGTTGATGGCGCGGGTGAGGGCGGTCTTGAAGCCCGAGAGGTGGGTGCCGCCCTCCACGGTGTGGATGTTGTTGGCGTAGGAGTGGATGCTCTCCAGGAAGCCCTGGTTGTACTGGAGAGCGATCTCGGCCTCGACGTCCTCGCGCGCGCCGACGAAGCGAGCGACCTTGTGCAGCGGATCCTTGATGCGGTTGAGGTGCTCGACGTAGGCGGCGATGCCGCCCTTGTAGTGGAACTCCTGCTTGTCGCCGGTGGCGGCGACGGTGGAGGTGATCTTGGCGGCGGGGTTGAGATAGGCGAGCTCCCGCAGGCGGGCGGCGATGGTCTCGGGGTTGAATTCAAGCGTCTCGAACACCTGCGCGTCGGGCTTGAAGGTGACGATGGTGCCGGTGCGGGTGGCCTTGCCCACGGCCTTGAGCTCGCTGGCCCGCTTGCCGCGCTCGAAGCGCTGCCGCCACACCTTGCCGTCGCGGCGCACCTCGACCTCGAGCCACTCCGAGAGGGCATTGACGACCGAAACGCCGACGCCGTGCAAGCCGCCGGCCACGCGGTAACCGCCGCCCCCGAACTTGCTGCCCGCGTGCAGCATGGTCATGGCGACCTCGACGCCGGGCAGCTTGACCTCGGGGTGCCGGTCCACCGGGATGCCGCAGCCGTTGTCCTCGACGCTGAGCGATCCGTCCTCGCGCAGCACCACGTCAATCTTGGTGCAGCGGCCCGCGAGCACCTCGTCCACGGCGTTGTCCACCACCTCGACAAACAGGTGGTGCAGGCCGCGGACGCCGGTGTCGCCGACGTACATGGCGGGGCGCTTGCGCACCGCCTCCAGGCCCTTGAGGACCTGAATGCTACCCGCCGTATAGCTCTTGGCTTCGATACGGCCCTGCAGTTGAATGGGAACTCGGGTTCGCGCCAAGCAAGTCCCTCCCACGCTCGCCCCGATGCGTCGGGGTAAGATGCTGCGATTGCGGCTGCGATGACGTTCGCGGGAGTGCTGGGGTGTGAGGGGGGAGCCCTCCGAGGGCCCACAGCATTCCACCGAAACCGGGCAGGAAAAAGCACCTTCCGGCGACCTTCGACAGACGATTACATGGTATCACAGAGGGCCTTGCGAAGTCAAGGCCGGAGGCTCCCTGCCGGGGCGCGGGAGGGGCCCCCAGGAGGGGCGATTTCGTCACCGCGGTCGCGCGTTTTCCGCCACCACCGCGCTCCACCGCTGGTCGCGTTGGAGCAGGCGCTCGCCGTCGGAGAAGCCGTCGCCGCGCTCCGCCAGCAGGCGCACCAATCGCTGGCGCCACATCGCCACCTGCCGGCGGTGCGACGAAGCGCCCGCCAGGTTGCGCAGCTCGCGCCGGTCCGCGCGCAGATCGAAGAAGTGCTCCTCGCCGGTGGCGGGAAACCACACGTACTTCTCCTTGCCGTCGGTCAGGTAGTGCATGGCCTGCTCCAACGAGTAGCACGGCGAGTGCTCCCCGTGCAGGAACTCGCGCCACGACCCGCCGCGAATCGCGCGCAGGACGCTTTGCCCCGTGACCGAACCCGGTATCGGCACGCCGGCCGCCTCGAGGACGGTCGGCATCACGTCCTGCAGGCCCACCACCTGCTCGAAGACGCCGGTGGGCAGGTCCATCCCCGCCGGGTAGCGCAGGACGAAGGGGATGCGCGCCGACCCCTCGTAAGCGTAGGTCTTGCGGTGCAGGTGGTGATCGCCCAGCATGTCGCCGTGGTCGGAGGTGAAGATGATGAGGGTGCGGTCCACCACCGCCGATCCCAGCTCGCGCGCCATCTGCTCCAGCAGGCGCCCCAACTGGTAGTCAAGGTGCGTGCACAGGCCGGCGTACGCCGCGCGCATGCGCTGGTTCTGCTCGGGGGTCAGCTGGCCGCGCCAGGCGGCACGCTCGTGCGGCTTCGCGCCCGCGTGCTTTGCCGCCCAGTCGCCGACGGGGAGGGGCGGGAAGTCGCGGTCGGCGTACATATCCCAGAAGAACTGCGGCGGGTCGTAGGGCGAGTGCGGGCGCATTTGTGAGCACCACGCAAAGAACGGGCGCGTGGGGTCGCGCTTCTTGATCTGCTCCAGCGTGACCTCGGTCGTCCACACGATCGGGTGATAGCGTTCCTCCAGGTGCCACGGGCGCGCCAGCCAGCCGTTGGCGTCAACTCCATGAGCGCGCTCATCCGCTTGCGGCCCCAGCTCCTGCCGCAGCCAGTCGGCGTAATCGTCCACGCCGTCGCTGAGGTCGTGGGGGATGACGGTGTGGAAGCCGTAGAGCTTGCGCCGCGGATGCAGGTTGCGGAAGCCGACGTTGATGCAGTGGTAGCCCGCGTCAGCGAGCACCTGCGCCAGCGTGTTGGGTTCGTGCCACTCCTCGCCCGCATAGCCGATGAGACCGCAGGCGTAGCTGCCCTGGCCGCCGAGCAGGCAGCGGCGCGCGCCGGTGGTGGAGGGGATCTCGGTGTAGGCGTTGGGGAAGTACGCGCCGCGGTTGACGAAGGCGTCCAGGTTGGGGGTTTCGACCACGGGGTGGCCGGCGAGGCCGATGTGGTCGCCGCGCTGCTGGTCGGTGGTGAACAGAAGGATATTGGGGCGGGTGTCGGTCATGACGAACCTCCTCACAGTGGAGCGTAGTGGCGGCGGCGCGAAGCCGCGTCGTCTCGGCAGCACCAGCGCGCGGGGGCTCCCTGGCGACTCCGCTCGCTAACGGCGCTCATCGCAGCGGGACCAAGCTATCGGCCTTCGACATGGAAAACCCCGGTTTTCCTCTTCAGCACCGCCAGCACGACATAGGCCGCCAGGCCGAGACCCAGCACCAGCCTCGTACTCGTGTCAAGCGCCCACCGGTTATGCGCAAGGCCGTCGCCCAGCACCGTCACCAACTCGAACGACGCCACGAGCAGGAAGAAACCGCTGAACTCCCGGCGCAGCGCGGTCTCCCACGAGAACGGAAGTGACGGCCGTCGCCACTGCGACAGCCGCGGCAGCCAACACGGCGTCGCGCTTGCCCAGCGCTCGAATGCCTCCCCGAAGCGCTGAGCCAGGAATCGCTCTTCCGCGAGGACGATGCGTTCGTAGTAGAGACAGAACGCAAGGCAGCACACGACCACGAACCACCACACCTGGATTATCAGCGCGACGCCCAACGTGCAGAGGAAGTTGCCGAGATACAGCGGGTGCCGCACGAGCGAATACATGCCGGTGGTGTTCAAGCTCGCCGCCACCTGCTGTTCGGTATTCCGTCCGGAGGTATTGGCGGGAGCATGACCGCCAACCACGCACCGGATTGCCAGCCCAAGCAGCGCAACCGCCACGGACATCAGCCTCCAGTAGGGTACGATCCGGCCACCCACCACGTGCTCCAGCGCCCGCCCCTCCCGGAGCGCCGCCAGCGCCACGGGCACGATCAGCAGCGGCACATAGGTGCGCCAGCGGAAGAGGAAGTCGCCTTGTTTGACCAGCTCATCACGTAGTGCCATTGTCGTCTCGGGGGGCGGGACTACCAAGTACGCCGCAGCGCCACTTGCGGGCCATAATTTGTCTCTCCATTCGCCGCCGCTCCGGCGTACACCTCCGTGTCATGTGGTCGGCGTCCAGGTTTGGATCCGAACAGGTGACGGAGTGGGGCCAAGACTCAGCGCGACGCCGGGCGCGGGTGGGCGCTTCGTGTCTCAGGCCGGACCTCCTGGTACCCACGAGGCGGCAGAGCCAAGACGCCGGCAGCAACAAGCGGGTGGAGGGGCAGCGCTCGAGGGGCGGCGCTCTTGCGTGGGGGCGGCTTTTGTGATAGAATTCGCCGAGAATCACGCCTTGGCTGTGTAAGGCACGGGCCGGTCTGCGCGCCAGCGGCGCGCCGGCAGAGGTCTTACACGCTTTTTTCGGCGGATCACCCAAAGGAGACAGGCTCTTGGCGCTAGTTTCGATGAAAGAGCTCCTGGAGGCGGGAGTTCACTTCGGCCACCAGACCCGGCGCTGGAACCCGAAGATGAAGCGGTATATCTACGGGGGACGCAACGGCATCTATATCATAGATCTCCACCAGACGGTGCGGCTGCTGGAGGGCGCGTGCAACTTCGTGCGGGAGCAGACCGCCGCCGGCGGCAGCGTGCTGTTCGTGGGCACCAAGAAGCAGGCCCAGGAGTCGGTGAGCGAGGCGGCGACCCAAGCCGGGATGTTCAGCGTCAGCCAGCGCTGGCTGGGCGGCATGCTGACCAACTTCAGCACCATTCGCCGGCGGGTGGAGCGCATGAAGGAGCTGCGGCGAATGCGCGATGACGGCGAGCTGGAGTTGCGGCCCAAGGGCGAGCGCGCGCGCATGCTGGAGCAGCTCGCCAAGCTCGAGCGCATCCTCTCGGGGATCGAGGGCATGGAGCAACTGCCGGCAGTCGTTTGCATCGTGGACGTCAAGAAGGAACATATCGCCGTACTCGAGGCGCGGCGGTTGGAGATACCGATCGTCGCCCTGGTTGATACCAACTGCGATCCGGACGAAGTGGACTATCCGATCCCCGGCAATGACGACGCGATCCGGGCGATCCGCCTGGTATCATCGCGGATTGCGGAGGCGGCGCTGGAGGGAGCGCGCGAGCGCGAGGCGCTGGAGGCGAAGGCCGCCGCCGACGCGGAAGCCGCCGCCGCCGCCGAACCGGTCGAAGCGGTCGAGGAGACCGCCGCCGAGCCGGTTTCCACAGCCGATCTGCTGGCGGCGGAGACGGACTCCGCTCACCTCGCCCAGGAGACGGGGCAGCCGTTGGAGGCGTTCGGGTAGCACCCGCCGCCGCCCCGTTTTTCGCCCTGGTCCGCCCGCGGCGGACCCATCTCAGGAGGCACGCGTGGCGATCACACCCGAGCAGGTAAAGCATCTGCGCGAGCGCAGCGGCGCCGGGATCATGGACTGCAAGCGCGCGCTCGAGCAGTGTGACGGCGATGTGGCGCGCGCAGTCGAGCACCTGCGCGAGCAGGGCATCCTGCGCGCCGCGCATCGCGAATCGCGCCCCACGGCGGAGGGGGTGGTGGAATCCTACGTCCACGCCGGCGGCAAGATCGGGGTCCTGGTCGAGGTCAACTGCGAGACCGACTTCGTGGCGCGCACGCCCGAACTGCGGAGCCTCGCGCACGAGGTGGCGATGCAGATCGCGGCCCAGCATCCGCGCTACCTGAGCCGCGAGGAGGTGCCGCCAGCGGTGCGCGACAAGGAGCTGGAGATCTACCG is a window from the Armatimonadota bacterium genome containing:
- a CDS encoding isoprenylcysteine carboxylmethyltransferase family protein, whose product is MALRDELVKQGDFLFRWRTYVPLLIVPVALAALREGRALEHVVGGRIVPYWRLMSVAVALLGLAIRCVVGGHAPANTSGRNTEQQVAASLNTTGMYSLVRHPLYLGNFLCTLGVALIIQVWWFVVVCCLAFCLYYERIVLAEERFLAQRFGEAFERWASATPCWLPRLSQWRRPSLPFSWETALRREFSGFFLLVASFELVTVLGDGLAHNRWALDTSTRLVLGLGLAAYVVLAVLKRKTGVFHVEGR
- the rpsB gene encoding 30S ribosomal protein S2 translates to MALVSMKELLEAGVHFGHQTRRWNPKMKRYIYGGRNGIYIIDLHQTVRLLEGACNFVREQTAAGGSVLFVGTKKQAQESVSEAATQAGMFSVSQRWLGGMLTNFSTIRRRVERMKELRRMRDDGELELRPKGERARMLEQLAKLERILSGIEGMEQLPAVVCIVDVKKEHIAVLEARRLEIPIVALVDTNCDPDEVDYPIPGNDDAIRAIRLVSSRIAEAALEGAREREALEAKAAADAEAAAAAEPVEAVEETAAEPVSTADLLAAETDSAHLAQETGQPLEAFG
- a CDS encoding arylsulfatase; this translates as MTDTRPNILLFTTDQQRGDHIGLAGHPVVETPNLDAFVNRGAYFPNAYTEIPSTTGARRCLLGGQGSYACGLIGYAGEEWHEPNTLAQVLADAGYHCINVGFRNLHPRRKLYGFHTVIPHDLSDGVDDYADWLRQELGPQADERAHGVDANGWLARPWHLEERYHPIVWTTEVTLEQIKKRDPTRPFFAWCSQMRPHSPYDPPQFFWDMYADRDFPPLPVGDWAAKHAGAKPHERAAWRGQLTPEQNQRMRAAYAGLCTHLDYQLGRLLEQMARELGSAVVDRTLIIFTSDHGDMLGDHHLHRKTYAYEGSARIPFVLRYPAGMDLPTGVFEQVVGLQDVMPTVLEAAGVPIPGSVTGQSVLRAIRGGSWREFLHGEHSPCYSLEQAMHYLTDGKEKYVWFPATGEEHFFDLRADRRELRNLAGASSHRRQVAMWRQRLVRLLAERGDGFSDGERLLQRDQRWSAVVAENARPR
- a CDS encoding translation elongation factor Ts, which encodes MDCKRALEQCDGDVARAVEHLREQGILRAAHRESRPTAEGVVESYVHAGGKIGVLVEVNCETDFVARTPELRSLAHEVAMQIAAQHPRYLSREEVPPAVRDKELEIYRAQSVREGKPEKILDKIAAGKLEKYFQEFCLLEQPFIRDPDRTIEDLRKEVAVKTGENVRIRRFARFQLGEAEE
- the gyrB gene encoding DNA topoisomerase (ATP-hydrolyzing) subunit B, whose translation is MARTRVPIQLQGRIEAKSYTAGSIQVLKGLEAVRKRPAMYVGDTGVRGLHHLFVEVVDNAVDEVLAGRCTKIDVVLREDGSLSVEDNGCGIPVDRHPEVKLPGVEVAMTMLHAGSKFGGGGYRVAGGLHGVGVSVVNALSEWLEVEVRRDGKVWRQRFERGKRASELKAVGKATRTGTIVTFKPDAQVFETLEFNPETIAARLRELAYLNPAAKITSTVAATGDKQEFHYKGGIAAYVEHLNRIKDPLHKVARFVGAREDVEAEIALQYNQGFLESIHSYANNIHTVEGGTHLSGFKTALTRAINTYARKAGLLKDKDPNFSGDDAREGLTAVISVKLLNPQFEGQTKTKLGNTDVEGLVSSIVYEGLTTYLEETPTAARRIVDKAITASRAREAARKASELIKRKSALEGTALPGTLWDCSEKDPAKCELFLVEGKSAGGAAKQGRDSHYQAVLPLRGVVLNVERARLDKMLGNEEIATLISALGTGIAPREGNGNEENGDANGEVTSKLDISRLRYHHIIIMADADVDGAHIRTLLLTFFFRYMRPLVERGHLYIALPPLYGVPNGKEMLYAHSEGQLQAILQRLGKQDGAAVQRYKGLAEMSADQLAETAMDPGKRTVRQVTIADAERADELFTILMGDKVEPRKEYIVAHAKEVTDIDLV